The nucleotide window CTGAGTAGCAACAAGAAGGTTATCTCTAACTAGATCCCAACAGACTCTGAAAAAACCCGAGCCGAAGCCATCAGGCTCGGGGCTACTTTCAATGGGAATGGTAAAGAGGGCATCCTTAACATCCTCTATGGTAGGGACTCTGCCAATGGCCAGGTTCTCCTCATTAGTAATAATTGGAGAGATCAGGTCATTTAAGTCCGGTAAGACACTAGTGCTCGACTGACCCAACAAATCTTGAAAATAGTCCACTGTAGCTTTATGAACTTCAAAAGGGGTAGATAAAACAGTCCCATTTGACAAACACATGTTCTGCACTCTTCTCTGGTTTTTGGCATTCAATAACgcatgaaaaaatttggagTTCTGATCCCCATCTTTGAGCCAACTCTTTTTGGTCAGATGAGCAAGCCTAGTATTCTCTCTTTCCCTCCAAGCTGAGAGATCCAGCTTGGACTTTAAGAGTTCCTTATCATCCTCATCGTTAAAGGAGGCTTGAAGACGGGAATCCAAGGTTTCAATGCGGTCCtctaattcttttattattgtGTCAGTTTTACCAAAAACCCTTTTGTTCCACTCTTTTAAAGCCACCTTgatctttttcaatttaaacGAAAGGTTAACTAACCCATAACCAAACCCCTCACTCTTCCAAACCCCCTCCACAAAACTATAGAAATCAGAGTGATCAGTCCACATATACTGAAAACGAAAAGGACTAGGGCCATACCTAGAGAGGTCTACTCCCGTCTTAATAATCAGAGGAGAGTGGTCCGAAGTAGTGCGAGCCAACACCTGATAAAAAACATTAGGGAAAGAGTTAAGAAAATTAGTATCAATAAAGCATCTATCTAACCTGGCCCAGGTCCGAGCTAATCCTCCTTGACCATTGCACCAAGTCATTTTTGCGCCTCTGGATTGCATATCTATCAGACCGCAGGATTGGACACACTGATTGAATTCTTCCATGGCTGAGAAAGGTCGTGGGCGGCCGCCAATCCCCACAGAGAAGCCACAGGGAGCAATATTCCCCGTAGTCTCCAAGTCCGCCCAAAGCGCTCTTCGTTCCATTTGACTACACTTCGCATATATGACGGAGAGGAGAAAAACATGGCCATTATCCTCTACCTTCACAATGATGTAATGATTTGAGCCTGCCACCCATTGTATTGAGACTTCTGAATTCCACAGTAACCAGATTTTGCCACCATGCAACTCATTAGTAAGAAAGGAATTGCAATTTAATTTACCCAAGAGAGACAGAATCCTATCCTCTAATAAAAAAGGTTCAGCCAAAGCTAATATGTTAGGAGTAAAatttttgatgatttttttcagCCTTTTATTAGACGTGCCAACTcctctaatattccaaaaaataataggtttgatcataaattaaatttagagGGGCGAGTTACCACCCTGATGGAGCTCCTCTTCTGCACTGGGTCTCTGGGTTCCTCAGCCTTTGTAAGGTATTCCTTACGCAGATCATCTTTTAACTTGTCTCTTTCACTTTCTTGGTCTGATAGCGAGCCACGTATGTCCTGCATTCTAATGCAGGAGGCCCCATCTCGAGCCGTCACTTTTTCCTTGCTGACACTTACCCACCCATCTTCTCCaatatcttttcctttttgcagGTCGTGGTCAACTTGCAGGGTGTGCACCAGCTCTTCTCTTCGCATCTTCTTCGAGAATTCTGGGTCTAAAGCTCCTCCTACGTCCTTTCGGGTCTCCGTGCTCTCAGTGTTGTGTTTCTCCACTCTCTTTTCGAAACCGAGGTTCCCCGAGCTCCTCCGTGATTTATGTTTCTTCGACTTCTTCCTCAGAGTTCTCAAGGAATTTTCCCAATCTTCACTTGATTCTTCCTCTACAgccaaatttattaataccgTATTATCTTGTACATGGAATGTCGATTTAACAAATTGCCGGCTCCACTCGTCTTGCTCGTGTAGCATATCCCCTGTGTCTTCAACAGAGGCTGCTTCGGGTTCCGCCATTGGAGAGGAAAGAAGCTTCTCTGGAAAAACATGACTCGGTTCAAGGTCTTCAACAATCCTCTCAAATCCTTGGGTCTCAGTCAGGTTCGGTTTCCCCTCATCGTTAGCTTGATTCATAGCTGCCAAATCCCGTACCTCCTCCACGAACTTCACCAGTGCCCCTTCATTTTCCACATGTTGCTCTTCCAGCTGGATCTCTTGTTCCCCGAGCTCCTCCTCTGGCAAGGTGATAGATTGTTTGACTCGGTACTCCTGCCGTGTGCGTTTCCGTGATTCCCCATCCTCTTTTGTTGTCTGGTGTTTCCCATTTTGCCTGCAAGTATTGTGATTGTGGCCCTGCTGATTACATGTTGTACAATAAGCGGGCAAGGTCTCATAGACCACCTCTTGTAATCGGCTCGAGAGTCTTCCGGGATGACCAATCCAAAAGGATTTGAGCGGCGGTTTGGAGGCATCCATTTCCACACAGATTCGAGCTCCGTCAGTGTGAGTGACACATTTCGTAGAGTTATCGCGTCTTATAAATTTGCCGATCTCTGCCGTGAGGATTCTTAGCGTCGATTTATGGTATAAGTGCGGTGGTAGTCCTGGTAAAAATACCCAAACAGGAACCAAAGGAGGTTCGGACTCCTCACTAAAATCAGGGGTCCATTGAAAAGCACGGTAGGGAACTCCCTCCATCTCACAAGATTCTCTCGAAAATGCCTTGTTAAAATCTTCTTCATTTGTCATTCTCACAAAGACATTTCGAGATTTCCTCATTGAAGAGACTAGACAAGTACCAGAGAGGCCCCATCTTGCTCTGGTGAAGGCTCTTTCTTATCCTGTCTAGAGAAGGCCTCTTGCGCAGGAACTTGATGACCATGGAAAATCTGAATGATGATGCAGCTTTGTCTATTTCTTCCCGAGAGAAGAGGAAGCAAAACTCGCCATCAATGATTTTCGGGGGTCTCATTGCTATCTCCACTTCTGGAAGGGGCTGGGGAGCTTGCAATAGATCTGCAAAAGAGCGGGGACCAGCAGGGGGGACCCCCTCTTCAAGGGGGTCGTCGGCGGCCAACGAGAATTTtccaaaccctagcagagcagaAAGTTTCTTTTTAGTCTCTGAGGACCGGGTCCCCCAGTTGAGGAAAAGTTTGCCACTCCGGTTTTTTTCTACCTTGCACCTGAATACGCTATGTTATAGGTAAAGCAAATGAGAGTTGTGATGTCTACAGCTTTGGGATACTTCTTCTAGAGCTTGCCAGAGGCTGGAAACCCCTTGAAAAACTGAGTGCAACAGTGAAACGCTCCACTACTGATTGGGCGCTGCCATTGGTATGTGAGAGAAAGTTTGGTGAACTAGCAGATCCGAAGCTTAATGGTAAGTATGTAGAGGATGCGTTGAAAAGACTTATCTTGGTTGCACTCGTATGTGCTAACAGTCGTCCTGAGAAGAGACCCACGATGCTTGAGGTGGTGGATCTTCTGAAGGGAATTTCAAAGGAGAAATTAGCTGAACTGGAAAAGCTTGAACTATTCAAGTCCCTTCAAGCTGCAGATTACAATGATGGGGCATCAGTCGCGGAAGACAGCTCAGACTTCATTTCGGAGGAGAAAGATTTTAAGCCTGAAAAGAAAGATGATCGGGGTTGGAAATGAGCGAGCAAGATCACTGAAACTACTAAGTGCAGTATAAATTTGATGTGGAAGTATGTACAATATTTGGATTTCTTGTGTCAAGGTGTATCAAGAAAGCATGTTTTTTTGCGAGTGCAGTACTGGGCTTTGTTTGTGGTTGGTTGctcatcatcttttctttctttgtactGGAACGAATGACATGGAAACTGTGTTAGATTTTCTGTTGGATTTTTGGCTCGAGAACTTCTATATACTTCAttgaatgaattaaaaataaaaataaaaaatgtctcATTGGGTGAAGAGAAACCACTTAAACTTATTGACCTCTAGGAACGTCTGCCCAAATTATAAACAAGAAGCTTTATGAGAGTTCTCTCACAAAGTAAACcaaatcaaaatacaataaaatcttCTTGTATAATGGCTGATGCAGAATACTTATGcaagtataattataaacattgtaaatagaataattttctTTACTATAAAATACAAATGCGGGCTTTGTGTTGGGGGGCACATAGGAGAAGTACTACCCAACTCATGTGAATGAGGTGTCGAGGTTTAATTGGCCATGAGTACTGGCCTCGCCTTGTCATGtgccactatatatatatatatagaaagtagTCATAAGAGAAGCGTAATTATTCtgtaaactaaaaataaattctagaaaTGCATACATCATACATGATTTAGATAAATGATTGTGTTCGATTAtgcttaaattaaaataaaaagaactgtCGTGCATCATGCCTACTAGCTAATTGTGACTTGGCAGTGTAACACAAAGCCTAACGATGTTTGTACTTGTCCTGCATGGCTGAATCAAAATCCATGATTCCTCATGATCATGTGTCTTTGATCCATCTCCAGGCCATGCAGATATCTAGCATAAAACTGAttgattttctaatttatactatatatgttaattattggggtacaatttgtaatttatgtcttctagctagctagatccTTAGAATTTTAGATTGTTCAAGTGATCAGCTAGAGACAAGTTCAAGTTTCGGACCGTCAACTGAGTCCAATGCATTCTAGctagatacta belongs to Juglans regia cultivar Chandler chromosome 8, Walnut 2.0, whole genome shotgun sequence and includes:
- the LOC109008472 gene encoding uncharacterized protein LOC109008472, whose product is MAMFFSSPSYMRSVVKWNEERFGRTWRLRGILLPVASLWGLAAAHDLSQPWKNSISVSNPAVLARTTSDHSPLIIKTGVDLSRYGPSPFRFQYMWTDHSDFYSFVEGVWKSEGFGYGLVNLSFKLKKIKVALKEWNKRVFGKTDTIIKELEDRIETLDSRLQASFNDEDDKELLKSKLDLSAWRERENTRLAHLTKKSWLKDGDQNSKFFHALLNAKNQRRVQNMCLSNGTVLSTPFEVHKATVDYFQDLLGQSSTSVLPDLNDLISPIITNEENLAIGRVPTIEDVKDALFTIPIESSPEPDGFGSGFFRC
- the LOC109008473 gene encoding PTI1-like tyrosine-protein kinase At3g15890, producing the protein MENLNDDAALSISSREKRKQNSPSMIFGGLIAISTSGRGWGACNRSAKERGPAGGTPSSRGSSAANENFPNPSRAEIRYVIGKANESCDVYSFGILLLELARGWKPLEKLSATVKRSTTDWALPLVCERKFGELADPKLNGKYVEDALKRLILVALVCANSRPEKRPTMLEVVDLLKGISKEKLAELEKLELFKSLQAADYNDGASVAEDSSDFISEEKDFKPEKKDDRGWK